A region from the Halomarina litorea genome encodes:
- the mutL gene encoding DNA mismatch repair endonuclease MutL yields the protein MTTESETRAGERTAVRRLDESTVARIAAGEVVTRPAAAVRELVENALDAGASAVSVTVENGGLDLVSVSDDGHGMSREDARLAVERHATSKIRDAADLATAPTLGFRGEALPSIAEVARLDLRTRTAGEDEGTRVTVADGDPTVRAAGHGVGTTVEARDLFADLPARRESLGTPKREFARVSDLLASYALAHPDVRFRLDHDGRTVLSTPGSGEETDTLLAVYGRDVAGRSTALAAGDDDEVAVHGVCVHPSVTRASASHVTVAVNGRPLADSGLRNAVEAGYGSLLPGDRHPVAVVRVRVPPDRVDQNVHPGKREVRFRDAEAVHGAVERAVRDALSTADLARSGEAELGIDLDGEGGLEPTRSRFEDLTVIGQFRGLYLLCEAGDDLLVVDQHAAHERVNYERLREAVAGAEVETLSVDPPATLSLSPGAAATLDARREAVESLGFRVESFGGGTYRVTGVPAPFGRAAAPEDVRDLLDTFLSGESPEDPREALLAEMACHPSLKAGDDLTDEESAALLDRLGACRQPYACPHGRPTVLSIEETTLAKGFGRSGTRFD from the coding sequence ATGACGACCGAATCGGAGACGCGAGCGGGGGAACGAACCGCGGTCCGGCGACTCGACGAGTCGACCGTCGCGCGCATCGCCGCCGGCGAGGTGGTGACGCGCCCGGCGGCGGCGGTCCGCGAACTGGTGGAGAACGCCCTCGACGCGGGGGCGTCGGCGGTGTCGGTGACCGTCGAGAACGGCGGTCTCGACCTCGTCAGCGTGAGCGACGACGGGCACGGCATGAGCCGCGAGGACGCCCGACTGGCCGTCGAGCGCCACGCGACGAGCAAGATACGCGACGCCGCCGACCTCGCCACGGCCCCGACGCTCGGCTTCCGGGGGGAGGCACTGCCGAGCATCGCTGAGGTGGCCCGCCTCGACCTGCGGACGCGGACCGCCGGGGAGGACGAGGGGACGCGCGTGACCGTCGCGGACGGCGACCCGACCGTCCGGGCGGCCGGTCACGGCGTCGGGACGACCGTCGAGGCGCGCGACCTCTTCGCGGACCTGCCCGCCCGCCGCGAGTCGCTCGGCACCCCGAAACGCGAGTTCGCCCGCGTGAGCGACCTGCTCGCGAGCTACGCGCTGGCCCACCCGGACGTCCGGTTCCGCCTCGACCACGACGGTCGGACGGTGCTCTCGACGCCGGGGAGCGGGGAGGAGACCGACACCCTGCTGGCGGTGTACGGCCGGGACGTCGCCGGCCGGAGCACGGCGCTCGCGGCGGGTGACGACGACGAGGTGGCCGTCCACGGCGTCTGCGTCCACCCGTCGGTGACGCGGGCGAGCGCCTCGCACGTCACCGTCGCCGTCAACGGGCGACCACTCGCGGATTCGGGACTCAGGAACGCCGTCGAGGCGGGCTACGGGTCGCTCCTCCCCGGCGACCGCCACCCGGTCGCCGTCGTCAGGGTTCGGGTCCCGCCGGACCGGGTGGACCAGAACGTCCACCCCGGCAAGCGCGAGGTGCGCTTCCGGGACGCGGAGGCGGTCCACGGGGCGGTCGAGCGAGCCGTCCGGGACGCCCTCTCGACGGCCGACCTCGCCCGGAGCGGGGAGGCGGAACTCGGCATCGACCTCGACGGGGAGGGGGGGCTCGAACCCACCCGGTCGCGCTTCGAGGACCTCACCGTCATCGGGCAGTTCCGCGGCCTCTACCTGCTCTGTGAGGCCGGCGACGACCTCCTCGTGGTCGACCAGCACGCCGCCCACGAGCGGGTCAACTACGAGCGCCTGCGCGAGGCGGTGGCGGGGGCCGAGGTGGAGACGCTGTCGGTGGACCCCCCCGCGACGCTCTCGCTGTCGCCTGGCGCGGCGGCGACCCTCGACGCCCGGCGCGAGGCCGTCGAGTCCCTCGGCTTCCGCGTCGAGTCCTTCGGCGGCGGCACCTACCGCGTGACGGGCGTTCCCGCCCCGTTCGGGCGCGCGGCCGCGCCCGAGGACGTCCGTGACCTCCTCGATACGTTCCTCTCGGGGGAGTCGCCCGAGGACCCGCGGGAGGCGCTGCTGGCGGAGATGGCCTGCCACCCGTCGCTGAAGGCCGGCGACGACCTCACGGACGAGGAGAGCGCGGCGCTGCTGGACCGACTGGGCGCGTGTCGCCAGCCGTACGCCTGCCCGCACGGGCGGCCGACCGTCCTCAGCATCGAGGAGACGACGCTCGCGAAGGGGTTCGGGCGGTCGGGAACCAGGTTCGACTAG
- a CDS encoding asparagine synthase-related protein, producing the protein MPGLSIVVDEGGVDRAAADAALERCEFLPRYDHDHHVVDETVYVADTGYETYPVRRFDFDGTTVVVEGYLYDVEDLEGELRQVASWLEDSRTMQLRDWLASRDGEFVIAVQPPDGDLRVLNDPLCRLPLYRATVGERTVVSRELTFVREWLSNVGEPVELDRLGVAQTLLFGYTLGTRTVFEGVSELDPATCLTFDGDVRTDSLYEHAFEQSTEPASVDAAGRRLARKFAEACRNRADIPGRAVLSLSGGLDSRAVAAGYDAAGVPFSAATFVDEDADELPTEATVARSVAETLDVEWTSVATPRDDLEDVEATLLEMKQGMNYLRMGFIVEFFEELYERYGEVNYVTGDGGDKVFHDLRPPRRYDSLSDLVEYAVEANSVFSPERAAAIAGISEEHLLESVRRRFRSYPESSLENRYTHFMLRERGMKLIKHGEDRNRYFFWSVTPFYSFPFFQAAMEYTPDCKQYMRLYRSFVGALAPDLLAVDYADYGVPITSLEYRAKHVLYLTLSRWPRVKSAVVDRVLGTPKARDTDLPDRVRALLGETGDSLSEREVATVLDDERYSEATLYHLYTMCALAASLDGSGAGAADTGASHGTGESSTDTESSATDGADSTVSR; encoded by the coding sequence ATGCCGGGACTCTCCATCGTCGTCGACGAGGGCGGTGTGGACCGCGCGGCCGCCGACGCCGCACTGGAGCGCTGTGAGTTCCTCCCGCGCTACGACCACGACCACCACGTCGTCGACGAGACGGTCTACGTCGCGGACACGGGCTACGAGACGTACCCCGTCCGCCGGTTCGACTTCGACGGAACGACCGTCGTCGTCGAGGGCTACCTGTACGACGTCGAGGACCTCGAAGGGGAACTCAGGCAGGTCGCGTCGTGGCTGGAGGACTCGCGGACGATGCAACTCCGCGACTGGCTCGCGAGTCGCGACGGCGAGTTCGTCATCGCCGTCCAGCCGCCGGACGGCGACCTCCGGGTCCTCAACGACCCGCTCTGTCGCCTCCCGCTCTACCGGGCGACGGTCGGCGAGCGGACCGTCGTCTCTCGCGAACTGACGTTCGTCCGGGAGTGGCTGTCGAACGTCGGCGAACCGGTGGAACTCGACCGACTGGGCGTCGCACAGACGCTCCTGTTCGGCTACACGCTCGGGACGCGGACGGTGTTCGAGGGGGTGTCGGAGCTCGACCCGGCGACCTGCCTCACGTTCGACGGCGACGTGCGGACCGACAGCCTGTACGAACACGCCTTCGAGCAGTCGACGGAACCGGCGAGCGTCGACGCCGCGGGGCGACGGCTGGCCCGGAAGTTCGCCGAGGCCTGTCGAAACCGAGCGGACATCCCCGGGCGAGCGGTACTCTCGCTGAGTGGGGGCCTCGACTCGCGGGCGGTCGCGGCCGGCTACGACGCGGCGGGCGTCCCGTTCTCGGCCGCGACGTTCGTCGACGAGGACGCCGACGAACTGCCGACGGAGGCGACCGTCGCGCGGTCGGTCGCCGAGACGCTCGACGTCGAGTGGACGTCCGTGGCGACCCCGCGGGACGACCTCGAGGACGTCGAGGCGACCCTGCTGGAGATGAAACAGGGGATGAACTACCTCCGGATGGGGTTCATCGTCGAGTTCTTCGAGGAACTGTACGAGCGCTACGGCGAGGTGAACTACGTGACGGGCGACGGGGGCGACAAGGTGTTCCACGACCTGCGACCCCCGCGCCGGTACGACTCCCTCTCGGACCTCGTCGAGTACGCCGTCGAGGCGAACAGCGTGTTCTCGCCCGAACGCGCCGCCGCCATCGCGGGCATCTCCGAGGAACACCTCCTCGAGTCCGTGCGCCGGCGGTTCCGGTCGTACCCCGAGTCCTCGCTCGAGAACCGGTACACCCACTTCATGCTCCGCGAGCGGGGTATGAAGCTCATCAAGCACGGCGAGGACCGCAACCGGTACTTCTTCTGGTCGGTCACGCCGTTCTACTCGTTTCCCTTCTTCCAGGCCGCGATGGAGTACACCCCCGACTGCAAGCAGTACATGCGCCTGTACCGGTCGTTCGTCGGAGCGCTCGCGCCGGACCTCCTGGCCGTCGACTACGCCGACTACGGCGTCCCCATCACCTCGCTGGAGTACCGGGCGAAGCACGTCCTCTACCTGACGCTCTCGCGCTGGCCGCGCGTGAAGTCGGCCGTCGTCGACCGGGTGCTCGGGACGCCGAAGGCGCGGGACACCGACCTCCCCGACCGGGTCCGGGCCCTCCTCGGGGAGACGGGGGACTCGCTGTCCGAGCGGGAGGTTGCGACGGTCCTCGACGACGAGCGGTACTCCGAGGCGACACTCTACCACCTCTACACGATGTGTGCGCTCGCCGCGTCGCTCGACGGGTCCGGGGCGGGCGCCGCGGACACCGGGGCCTCCCACGGAACGGGGGAGTCGTCGACCGACACCGAGTCGTCGGCGACCGACGGGGCCGATTCGACCGTATCCCGGTGA
- a CDS encoding glycosyltransferase family 2 protein, translating into MSETRHPEVSVVLPTYDRPEFVRRAAESVLDQTFTDAELIVVDDCSPTPAEGVLDTLSSSDIAVRYIRHEENRGAPAARNTGIEAATGRFVAFIDDDDQWVPTKLERQYDRFQRGGPAVGVVYTGQRFTEEGSVVHTLRPTVRGDVTEDLLSGASLGTFSTLMVRASVIEQAGLTDERFPCWQDREWPIRLSQYTEFDVIEDPLVVRESSGHSQISDDITAKRDVAYPLMLETFGPLAEEYGCRDALVAATAREVALSALQRGQYADARRFALRTIRADPTRWDAYAFFVLSLGRTPTVRLAQRAKRMVAARLD; encoded by the coding sequence ATGAGCGAGACCCGACACCCCGAAGTCAGCGTCGTGCTGCCCACCTACGACAGACCCGAGTTCGTCCGGCGGGCGGCCGAGAGCGTCCTCGACCAGACGTTCACCGACGCCGAGTTGATCGTCGTCGACGACTGTTCACCGACCCCCGCCGAGGGGGTGCTCGACACCCTCTCCTCGTCCGACATCGCCGTCCGGTACATCCGTCACGAGGAGAACCGCGGCGCGCCCGCCGCGAGGAACACCGGCATCGAGGCGGCCACCGGGCGGTTCGTCGCGTTCATCGACGACGACGACCAGTGGGTGCCGACGAAACTGGAGCGCCAGTACGACCGGTTCCAGCGGGGCGGACCCGCCGTCGGCGTCGTCTACACGGGCCAGCGGTTCACGGAGGAGGGGTCGGTCGTCCACACCCTCCGCCCGACGGTCCGGGGCGACGTCACGGAGGACCTGTTGTCGGGCGCCTCGCTCGGGACGTTCTCGACGCTGATGGTCCGCGCGAGCGTCATCGAACAGGCCGGCCTCACCGACGAGCGCTTCCCGTGCTGGCAGGACCGCGAGTGGCCCATCCGCCTCTCGCAGTACACCGAGTTCGACGTCATCGAGGACCCGCTGGTCGTTCGCGAGAGCTCCGGGCACTCGCAGATCAGCGACGACATCACCGCGAAGCGTGACGTGGCCTACCCGCTCATGCTCGAGACGTTCGGCCCGCTCGCGGAGGAGTACGGCTGTCGGGACGCGCTGGTCGCGGCGACGGCCCGCGAGGTGGCGCTCTCGGCGCTCCAGCGGGGACAGTATGCGGACGCGAGGCGGTTCGCGCTGCGAACCATCCGCGCCGACCCCACGCGGTGGGACGCCTACGCGTTCTTCGTGTTGTCGCTCGGGAGAACGCCGACCGTGCGACTCGCACAGCGGGCGAAACGGATGGTCGCGGCTCGACTCGACTGA
- a CDS encoding DUF354 domain-containing protein, producing the protein MKYLVFVNTPAHAHTYRHLARTVVDSEDEMLVLARDYSCTLDILDYHDVPYEVYGSHKTSDYSTFGFARELPQQFFRIARHVRRYDPDVIFGRGPYAAFASLFCDARVILLLDAEPSELLHRASSPFADLILTPEATDIDLGKNHYVFKGFKECGYLLPDVFTPDPTVREDLGLEPDERFMLVRFASLDALHDRDAVGRTIEQRRQVIEAAPDDVTVLVSDESGELDLEALGARKYDLHPARIHDVMAEADLLVAETGTMVIEAAFLGTPAIACSDWANQGPGEFVALEDAGLIRITSDLERVAEHVSEILGDPDAQARYQQRRDEFLADKVDLTELLMDVARDPAFVSERSKLRPRRSTPV; encoded by the coding sequence ATGAAATACCTGGTCTTCGTGAATACGCCAGCGCACGCACACACGTATCGGCATCTCGCCCGGACGGTCGTGGACTCTGAGGACGAGATGCTCGTTCTGGCGCGGGACTACTCGTGTACCCTCGACATCCTCGACTACCACGACGTCCCCTACGAGGTCTACGGGTCCCACAAGACGTCGGACTACTCGACGTTCGGGTTCGCGCGGGAGCTCCCCCAGCAGTTCTTCCGAATCGCCCGGCACGTCCGCCGGTACGACCCGGACGTCATCTTCGGGCGGGGTCCCTACGCCGCGTTCGCCAGCCTCTTCTGTGACGCGCGGGTCATCCTCCTGCTCGACGCCGAACCGAGCGAACTGCTCCACCGGGCGTCCAGCCCGTTCGCCGACCTCATCCTCACGCCGGAGGCCACCGACATCGACCTCGGGAAGAACCACTACGTGTTCAAGGGGTTCAAGGAGTGTGGCTACCTCCTCCCGGACGTGTTCACCCCGGACCCGACGGTCCGCGAGGACCTCGGGCTGGAGCCGGACGAGCGGTTCATGCTCGTCCGGTTCGCGTCGCTCGACGCGCTCCACGACCGGGACGCGGTCGGCCGGACCATCGAGCAGCGCCGACAGGTCATCGAGGCGGCGCCCGACGACGTGACCGTCCTCGTCTCCGACGAGTCCGGTGAACTCGATCTGGAGGCGCTCGGCGCCCGGAAGTACGACCTCCACCCGGCGCGCATCCACGACGTGATGGCCGAGGCCGACCTCCTCGTCGCCGAGACGGGGACGATGGTCATCGAGGCGGCGTTCCTCGGCACGCCCGCCATCGCGTGTAGCGACTGGGCCAACCAGGGCCCCGGCGAGTTCGTCGCGCTGGAGGACGCCGGCCTCATCCGAATCACGAGCGACCTCGAGCGGGTCGCCGAGCACGTCTCGGAAATTCTCGGCGACCCCGACGCGCAGGCGCGCTACCAGCAGCGCCGCGACGAGTTCCTCGCGGACAAGGTGGACCTGACCGAACTGCTCATGGACGTCGCCCGCGACCCCGCGTTCGTCTCCGAGCGGTCGAAGCTCCGACCGCGCCGGTCGACCCCCGTCTGA
- a CDS encoding DapH/DapD/GlmU-related protein has product MSVDSTTVASFLGTDHGGASVELADYNGLDQATPADLSFYVGDDPDALAATDAGAVVCRPAVAAQVDRATVHSSTPKPDFCRAVGRFFAASEDPQVSPAATIREGAALGEACHVAPGAYVDDCVVLGDRCVVQPGVVLGAQGYNYTPDASGELHHLPHKGSVEIGDDVTIGANSVVDRGVFEATEIRSGTKLSSNVKVAHNVTVGEDVRIAMAATIAGSTTIGDGAYIHPQVSVASHCHVGEGAEVGMATKVLDDVAPGTTVVNPTEIREL; this is encoded by the coding sequence ATGAGCGTGGACTCCACCACCGTCGCGTCCTTCCTCGGCACCGACCACGGGGGCGCAAGCGTCGAGCTCGCGGACTACAACGGCCTCGACCAGGCCACCCCGGCCGACCTCTCGTTCTACGTCGGCGACGACCCCGACGCGCTGGCGGCGACGGACGCGGGCGCGGTCGTCTGCAGACCTGCGGTCGCCGCACAGGTCGACCGCGCCACCGTCCACTCGTCGACGCCGAAACCGGACTTCTGCCGGGCGGTGGGTCGGTTCTTCGCGGCGAGCGAGGACCCACAGGTTTCGCCCGCCGCGACGATCCGCGAGGGCGCAGCACTCGGCGAGGCGTGTCACGTCGCCCCCGGCGCGTACGTCGACGACTGCGTCGTCCTCGGGGACCGGTGCGTCGTCCAGCCGGGGGTCGTCCTCGGGGCACAGGGGTACAACTACACGCCGGACGCGTCCGGCGAACTCCACCACCTCCCGCACAAGGGGAGCGTCGAAATCGGCGACGACGTCACCATCGGGGCGAACAGCGTGGTCGACCGGGGGGTCTTCGAGGCGACCGAGATTCGCTCGGGGACGAAGCTCAGCAGCAACGTGAAGGTCGCCCACAACGTCACCGTCGGCGAGGACGTCCGCATCGCGATGGCCGCGACCATCGCCGGGAGCACGACCATCGGCGACGGGGCGTACATCCACCCGCAGGTCTCGGTCGCCTCCCACTGCCACGTCGGCGAGGGGGCGGAGGTCGGGATGGCCACCAAGGTCCTCGACGACGTCGCCCCCGGGACCACGGTCGTGAACCCGACCGAGATACGGGAGCTCTGA
- a CDS encoding nucleotide sugar dehydrogenase has protein sequence MNGLYNSERTREEQQSALTSGEVPIAVYGLGKMGLPMAAVYAERSGNVTGVDIDPDVVERLNRGESHIEREPGLDDLVADLVEHGELSATTDAHTAAEAASIHIVIVPTQLTDDNTPDLSALEAAVDSIGAGLSPGDTVFVECTVPPGTCREIITPRLESVSGLERGEFGVAFCPERTSSGTALFDIRGKHPKVVGGIDEESTRVAELVYGEFVDNEIHAMKSATTAEAVKLFEGVYRDVNIALANELARLAESLDIDALDAIEAASATPYCHIHSPGPGVGGHCIPWYPHFLMSQTDEPAPLMQTARDVNESMPAFTVEKTAQELAANGVDIDGSSVLVLGVTYRPGVKETRATPAKPIIEGLSQRGATVYGCDPMVDPADFGAEPVSVDDLQSCDVDAVVMVTPHEEFLEVDWTAFDDSVLVDGRDTLGHLNRPRYTIGRGRTD, from the coding sequence ATGAACGGACTCTACAACTCCGAGCGGACTCGAGAGGAACAGCAATCGGCACTCACGTCGGGCGAGGTCCCGATCGCGGTCTACGGCCTCGGCAAGATGGGCCTGCCGATGGCGGCCGTCTACGCCGAACGGTCCGGCAACGTGACCGGCGTCGACATCGACCCGGACGTCGTCGAGCGCCTCAACCGGGGCGAATCGCACATCGAGCGCGAACCCGGGCTCGACGACCTGGTCGCGGACCTGGTCGAACACGGCGAACTCTCGGCGACGACCGACGCCCACACGGCCGCCGAGGCGGCCTCGATTCACATCGTCATCGTCCCGACGCAGTTGACCGACGACAACACGCCGGACCTCTCGGCGCTCGAAGCCGCGGTCGACTCCATCGGCGCCGGGCTCTCGCCGGGCGATACGGTGTTCGTCGAGTGTACCGTCCCGCCGGGGACGTGCCGGGAGATCATCACGCCGCGTCTGGAGTCGGTGAGCGGCCTCGAACGCGGGGAGTTCGGCGTCGCGTTCTGCCCGGAGCGCACCTCCAGCGGGACCGCGCTGTTCGACATCCGGGGGAAGCACCCGAAGGTCGTCGGCGGTATCGACGAGGAGAGCACCCGGGTCGCGGAACTCGTCTACGGCGAGTTCGTCGACAACGAGATTCACGCGATGAAGAGCGCGACCACGGCGGAAGCGGTCAAACTGTTCGAGGGGGTCTACCGCGACGTCAACATCGCCCTCGCGAACGAACTGGCGCGCCTCGCCGAGTCTCTCGACATCGACGCCCTCGACGCCATCGAGGCGGCGAGCGCGACGCCGTACTGTCACATCCACTCCCCCGGCCCCGGCGTCGGCGGGCACTGCATCCCCTGGTACCCGCACTTCCTGATGAGCCAGACCGACGAGCCGGCCCCGCTCATGCAGACGGCGCGCGACGTCAACGAGTCGATGCCGGCGTTCACCGTCGAGAAGACGGCACAGGAACTCGCCGCGAACGGCGTGGACATCGACGGGTCGTCCGTCCTCGTCCTGGGGGTCACCTACCGCCCCGGCGTCAAGGAGACGCGGGCGACGCCGGCCAAGCCCATCATCGAGGGCCTGTCCCAGCGCGGCGCGACCGTCTACGGCTGTGACCCGATGGTCGACCCCGCCGACTTCGGCGCGGAACCCGTCTCGGTCGACGACCTGCAGTCGTGTGACGTCGACGCGGTCGTGATGGTCACGCCTCACGAGGAGTTTCTCGAGGTCGACTGGACGGCGTTCGACGACAGCGTCCTCGTCGACGGTCGGGACACCCTCGGCCACCTGAACCGCCCCCGGTACACCATCGGCCGGGGTCGGACCGACTGA
- a CDS encoding Gfo/Idh/MocA family protein, whose protein sequence is MTDDVRVGVVGVGSMGRNHVRVYSELPGVDLVGVSDADTEAAAEVADQYQIESLDLDDLFDRVDCASVAVPTQFHSQIARQGIDAGIDLLVEKPFVDDLDEGRELAALADERDVLLQVGHIERFNPAVTALFDIIDTVDPISIEAERLGPPIERDIQDGVVKDLMIHDIDILLNLVDSEIESLSAQGAADGQYATAQIRFENDTLGSLTASRVTQRKVRKLTVTASDRLIELDYLNQTIHIYRQSKPEFTGGTGDVYYRHQNVIEQPMINSAEPLREELEAFVDASQNDLPPKVSALDAIEALEVTNRIDELARTRNQTTTNTT, encoded by the coding sequence ATGACCGACGACGTCCGCGTCGGTGTCGTCGGCGTCGGGTCGATGGGTCGCAACCACGTCCGGGTGTACAGCGAACTCCCCGGCGTCGACCTCGTCGGGGTCTCGGACGCCGACACCGAGGCGGCGGCGGAGGTCGCCGACCAGTACCAGATCGAGTCGCTCGACCTCGACGACCTGTTCGACCGCGTCGACTGCGCCTCCGTCGCCGTCCCGACGCAGTTCCACAGCCAGATCGCGAGACAGGGCATCGACGCCGGTATCGACCTCCTCGTCGAGAAGCCGTTCGTCGACGACCTCGACGAGGGCCGCGAACTGGCGGCGCTCGCAGACGAGCGGGACGTCCTCCTGCAGGTCGGCCACATCGAGCGGTTCAACCCCGCGGTCACCGCGCTGTTCGACATCATCGACACCGTCGACCCCATCTCCATCGAGGCCGAGCGCCTCGGTCCCCCCATCGAGCGGGACATCCAGGACGGGGTCGTCAAGGACCTGATGATCCACGACATCGACATCCTGCTCAACCTCGTCGACTCGGAGATCGAGTCGCTGAGTGCGCAGGGCGCGGCCGACGGGCAGTACGCGACGGCGCAGATCAGGTTCGAGAACGACACGCTCGGGTCGCTGACCGCGAGCCGTGTCACGCAGCGGAAGGTCCGGAAGCTCACCGTGACGGCCTCCGACAGGCTCATCGAACTGGACTACCTGAACCAGACCATCCACATCTACCGCCAGTCGAAACCGGAGTTCACGGGCGGAACCGGCGACGTGTACTACCGCCACCAGAACGTCATCGAGCAGCCGATGATCAACTCCGCCGAACCGCTCCGGGAGGAACTGGAGGCGTTCGTCGACGCCTCGCAGAACGACCTCCCGCCCAAGGTGAGCGCACTCGACGCCATCGAGGCGCTCGAAGTGACGAACCGCATCGACGAACTCGCGCGGACCCGGAACCAGACGACGACGAACACGACATGA
- a CDS encoding DegT/DnrJ/EryC1/StrS family aminotransferase, with amino-acid sequence MGEEEKARVMEVMDEGMLADGPEVRSFEREFADYVEADHGVATSNGTTALHAAMKAIDVGPGDTVVTTPFTYIATANAVSFCNADIELVDIDPETYNIDPDALEARLADGLDVDAVIAVHLYGLPAAMGRLRELADEYDFALVEDAAQAHGAAVDGTPVGSLGDVACFSFYPTKNMTTGEGGMITTNDEDLAVRARRFVDHGRTEGYDHPEVGHNFRMTSIAAAIGRVQLDRLPGYIDSRRENARVLTERLTDTAVTTPVEPDGFRHTYNQYTLRYEARDDLMAALEDAGVGSKVYYPKPVHMQGAYDHLDVSAPVTERAVNEVLSVPVHPQLSEADVRAVADAVREAVSR; translated from the coding sequence ATGGGCGAGGAGGAGAAAGCCCGCGTGATGGAGGTCATGGACGAGGGGATGCTCGCGGACGGCCCCGAGGTCCGCTCGTTCGAGCGGGAGTTCGCAGACTACGTCGAGGCCGACCACGGCGTCGCCACCTCGAACGGGACGACGGCGCTCCACGCGGCCATGAAGGCCATCGACGTCGGTCCCGGCGACACCGTGGTGACGACGCCGTTCACCTACATCGCCACCGCGAACGCGGTCAGTTTCTGCAACGCCGACATCGAACTGGTCGACATCGATCCGGAGACGTACAACATCGACCCGGACGCCCTCGAAGCCCGCCTCGCGGACGGACTGGACGTGGACGCGGTCATCGCCGTCCACCTCTACGGCCTGCCGGCGGCGATGGGTCGCCTGCGCGAACTGGCCGACGAGTACGACTTCGCGCTGGTCGAGGACGCGGCGCAGGCCCACGGGGCGGCCGTCGACGGCACCCCCGTCGGGTCGCTCGGCGACGTCGCCTGCTTCTCGTTCTACCCGACGAAGAACATGACGACCGGCGAGGGCGGCATGATCACCACGAACGACGAGGACCTCGCCGTGCGCGCCCGCCGGTTCGTCGACCACGGCCGGACCGAGGGGTACGACCACCCCGAGGTCGGCCACAACTTCCGGATGACGAGCATCGCCGCGGCCATCGGTCGCGTCCAGCTCGACCGCCTCCCCGGCTACATCGACTCGCGCCGGGAGAACGCCCGCGTGCTCACCGAGCGACTGACCGACACCGCGGTCACGACGCCCGTCGAACCCGACGGCTTCCGCCACACGTACAACCAGTACACGCTGCGCTACGAGGCGCGCGACGACCTGATGGCGGCGCTCGAGGACGCCGGCGTCGGGTCGAAGGTCTACTACCCCAAACCCGTCCACATGCAGGGGGCGTACGACCACCTCGACGTCAGCGCGCCCGTCACCGAGCGGGCCGTGAACGAGGTGCTCTCCGTGCCCGTCCACCCCCAGCTCTCCGAGGCCGACGTCCGTGCGGTCGCCGACGCCGTCAGGGAGGCGGTGTCCCGATGA
- a CDS encoding acyltransferase, whose protein sequence is MSTQRFDSTVSIADDVELDVGDGEQTQLGPDATIRSGSILYSDVVVGAGLNTGHRALIREETTIGDDVLVGTDTVIDGHTTIGSNVSLQTGVYVPSQTTIGDRVFIGPHATLTNDPYPIRQDVDLVGPTLEDDVSIGANATVLPGVTVGEGAFVAAGAIVTEDVPAGMLAVGSPAKIRPLPEKLEGGNNL, encoded by the coding sequence ATGAGCACACAACGATTCGACAGCACCGTAAGCATCGCAGACGACGTCGAACTCGACGTCGGTGACGGCGAACAGACGCAACTCGGCCCCGACGCGACGATTCGCTCGGGGTCAATCCTCTACTCCGACGTCGTGGTCGGGGCGGGGCTCAACACGGGCCACCGCGCCCTCATCCGGGAGGAGACGACCATCGGCGACGACGTCCTCGTCGGGACCGACACGGTCATCGACGGCCACACCACCATCGGGTCGAACGTCAGCCTCCAGACGGGCGTCTACGTCCCGAGCCAGACGACCATCGGCGACCGGGTGTTCATCGGCCCGCACGCCACCCTGACGAACGACCCGTACCCCATCCGGCAGGACGTGGACCTCGTCGGGCCCACCCTCGAAGACGACGTCTCTATCGGGGCGAACGCGACCGTCCTCCCCGGCGTCACCGTCGGCGAGGGGGCGTTCGTCGCCGCGGGCGCCATCGTCACCGAGGACGTCCCGGCGGGGATGCTCGCCGTCGGGTCCCCGGCGAAGATCCGCCCGCTCCCGGAGAAACTCGAAGGGGGGAACAACCTGTGA